A stretch of the bacterium SCSIO 12827 genome encodes the following:
- a CDS encoding tetratricopeptide repeat protein: MADHTENSLIREIDEELRQEQFHKVWSRYGKIILVAAGLCVAAAAGYQFWVKYDLETRQTLGDRFAAAQKLAETGSTEAAAGAFKNLSGEGGGYGLLARIQEAGLRAKNGDTAGAIAAYNAIAADTGAGKLYQDLAVVLAAGLEVNDPSADPKKVQDRLMPLMEAGNPWRFSAQELAAALALRAGDKAKAVEIYSTLSKDAETPARMRQRATELLTILR, from the coding sequence GTGGCCGATCATACAGAAAACAGCCTGATCCGCGAAATCGACGAGGAACTGCGCCAGGAACAGTTCCACAAGGTCTGGAGCCGCTACGGCAAGATCATTCTCGTCGCGGCGGGGCTGTGCGTTGCGGCCGCCGCCGGGTACCAGTTCTGGGTCAAATACGACCTGGAAACCCGCCAGACCCTGGGTGACCGGTTTGCCGCCGCCCAGAAACTGGCCGAAACCGGCAGCACGGAAGCAGCGGCCGGCGCGTTCAAAAACCTGTCCGGCGAAGGCGGCGGTTACGGCCTGCTTGCCCGCATTCAGGAAGCGGGACTGCGCGCCAAGAACGGTGATACGGCCGGGGCCATCGCCGCCTATAACGCCATCGCGGCGGACACGGGGGCCGGAAAACTGTATCAGGACCTTGCTGTGGTCCTGGCGGCTGGGCTGGAAGTGAATGACCCCAGCGCCGATCCCAAAAAGGTTCAGGACCGCCTGATGCCGCTTATGGAGGCGGGCAATCCGTGGCGATTCAGCGCCCAGGAACTGGCGGCGGCGCTGGCGCTTCGCGCCGGGGACAAGGCCAAGGCAGTGGAAATCTACAGCACCCTGTCGAAGGATGCGGAAACGCCGGCCCGCATGCGCCAACGCGCAACGGAATTGTTAACGATATTGCGTTAA
- the der gene encoding ribosome biogenesis GTPase Der: protein MPFTIAIIGRPNVGKSTLFNRLVGRKLAIVDDTPGVTRDRREGEGKLADLKFRLIDTAGLEDVTDDSLEARMRGQTERALDEADVALMVIDARAGVTPMDQHFVSWLRARGTPSILVANKCEGRAGESGLFDAYSLGLDEPVAFSAEHGLGLSDLYDRLIPFAEAAAEGTQAYDIEDEFADLEEFNDEEDCDDAAEPKALQLAIVGRPNVGKSTMINRLLGEDRMLTGPEAGITRDAISISWHHGGRDYRLIDTAGLRRKARITDKLESLSTRDTLRAVRFAHVVVLVLDADAVLEKQDLTIARQVIEEGRALIIAVNKWDAAKDRGETIQRLGDRLQTSLPQVRGIPVITCSALTGQGLDKLLPTVTETYDLWNTRIGTGDLNRWLSDMQEVHPAPMGKGGKRIRLRYATQAKARPPTFIVFCTRATELPDSYTRFLVNGLRDHFGLDGVPIRLIYRKSDNPYADRK, encoded by the coding sequence ATGCCCTTCACCATCGCCATCATCGGCCGCCCCAACGTCGGCAAATCGACCCTGTTCAACCGTCTGGTTGGGCGCAAATTGGCCATCGTCGACGATACGCCGGGGGTGACCCGCGACCGCCGCGAGGGCGAGGGCAAGCTTGCCGACCTGAAATTCCGGCTGATCGACACCGCCGGGCTCGAGGACGTCACCGACGACAGCCTGGAAGCCCGCATGCGCGGCCAGACAGAACGGGCCTTGGACGAAGCCGACGTGGCGCTGATGGTAATCGACGCGCGGGCCGGGGTGACGCCCATGGATCAGCATTTCGTGTCCTGGCTGCGGGCCCGCGGCACGCCGTCGATCCTGGTCGCCAACAAGTGCGAGGGCCGGGCCGGCGAGTCCGGACTGTTCGACGCCTATTCCCTGGGCCTGGACGAACCTGTCGCCTTTTCGGCGGAACACGGGCTCGGCCTGTCGGACCTGTACGACCGGCTTATCCCCTTTGCCGAGGCCGCCGCCGAAGGCACGCAAGCCTACGACATTGAAGATGAATTCGCCGACCTCGAGGAATTCAACGACGAAGAAGACTGCGACGACGCAGCCGAGCCCAAGGCCCTGCAACTCGCCATCGTCGGCCGGCCCAATGTGGGCAAGTCGACCATGATCAACCGCCTGCTCGGCGAAGACCGCATGCTGACCGGGCCCGAGGCCGGGATCACCCGCGACGCAATCTCCATTTCCTGGCACCATGGCGGGCGCGATTACCGGCTGATCGACACGGCTGGCCTGCGGCGCAAGGCACGGATCACCGACAAGCTGGAATCCCTCAGCACCCGCGACACCCTGCGCGCCGTGCGCTTCGCCCATGTCGTGGTGCTGGTGCTGGACGCCGACGCGGTCCTGGAAAAGCAGGACCTGACCATCGCCCGCCAGGTTATCGAAGAAGGCCGCGCGCTGATCATCGCTGTCAACAAGTGGGACGCCGCCAAGGACCGGGGCGAGACGATCCAACGCCTCGGCGACCGCCTGCAGACCAGCCTGCCGCAGGTCCGGGGCATACCCGTCATTACCTGCTCCGCCCTGACCGGCCAGGGGCTGGATAAGCTTCTGCCCACGGTCACCGAAACCTATGACCTGTGGAACACGCGCATCGGCACGGGCGACCTGAACCGCTGGTTGAGCGATATGCAGGAAGTCCACCCCGCCCCCATGGGCAAGGGCGGCAAGCGCATCCGCCTGCGCTACGCGACCCAGGCCAAGGCCCGCCCGCCCACGTTCATCGTGTTCTGCACGCGGGCGACCGAATTACCGGACAGCTACACCCGCTTTCTGGTCAACGGCCTGCGCGACCACTTCGGGCTCGACGGCGTGCCGATCCGCCTGATCTACCGCAAGAGCGACAACCCCTACGCGGACCGGAAATAG
- a CDS encoding PQQ-binding-like beta-propeller repeat protein, giving the protein MALSIAIALAAPLSVGGCTYLTDLFSKEEVPLPGTRIAILTNQRTLAADAELKDHQILLPAPSPNPEWPQPGGYPNHAMHHILVPENITKAWSTNVGKGVDDELRILGSPVAAGGRIFTMDSESEVYAVDMKSGDTIWDVELAPKAEADDGLLSGGVTTEGGRVYAATGFGHVIALDAATGKEIWRTVLSGPMHAAPTVRGGRVFVITLDNRTFALDANTGQQLWDHSGITESASLLGSGSPAVDQGVVVVPYSSGELVALRAENGRLLWSDSLASLKRSDIVSALSHIRGRPIIDRGRVIAISHSGIMAAYDLRTGRRIWERDIGGIESPWIAGDYIFVLTNDAEVAAVSRDTGGVYWVRPLPRFENPEKQRDPVVWTGPILASDRLIVAGSHGVAWALSPYSGKFIGEVEMPDGISVPPIVADGRVIFLSDDAELIVYQ; this is encoded by the coding sequence ATGGCATTGTCCATCGCCATCGCCCTGGCGGCGCCCTTAAGTGTCGGCGGCTGCACTTATTTGACAGACCTGTTTTCCAAGGAAGAGGTCCCGCTGCCGGGCACGCGCATCGCGATCCTCACAAATCAGCGGACCTTGGCGGCCGATGCCGAATTGAAGGATCATCAGATCCTGCTACCGGCCCCCTCGCCAAATCCGGAATGGCCGCAGCCGGGCGGCTACCCGAACCATGCCATGCACCACATCCTGGTGCCGGAGAACATCACCAAGGCCTGGAGCACGAACGTCGGCAAGGGCGTTGATGACGAGTTACGCATTCTCGGCTCCCCCGTCGCCGCGGGCGGGCGCATCTTCACCATGGATTCCGAGTCCGAGGTCTATGCCGTCGACATGAAGTCCGGCGACACCATCTGGGACGTCGAACTGGCGCCCAAGGCCGAAGCCGACGATGGTCTGTTATCCGGCGGCGTCACCACCGAGGGCGGCCGCGTCTATGCCGCGACCGGGTTCGGCCATGTCATCGCCCTGGATGCCGCGACGGGCAAGGAAATCTGGCGCACGGTGCTGAGCGGCCCCATGCACGCCGCCCCCACGGTGCGCGGCGGACGGGTCTTCGTCATTACCCTGGATAACCGCACCTTCGCCCTGGACGCCAACACGGGCCAGCAGCTTTGGGATCATTCGGGCATTACCGAGTCCGCCTCCCTTCTCGGCAGCGGCAGCCCGGCCGTCGATCAAGGTGTGGTCGTCGTCCCTTATTCGTCCGGCGAACTGGTGGCGCTGCGGGCCGAAAACGGCCGCCTGCTGTGGTCGGATTCCCTGGCGTCCCTGAAGCGTTCGGACATCGTCTCCGCCCTGTCGCATATCCGGGGCCGCCCGATCATCGATCGCGGCCGGGTCATCGCGATCAGCCATTCCGGGATCATGGCGGCCTATGACCTGCGCACGGGCCGGCGCATCTGGGAGCGGGATATCGGCGGCATCGAAAGCCCCTGGATCGCCGGGGACTACATCTTCGTGTTGACCAACGACGCCGAAGTCGCCGCCGTCAGCCGCGATACCGGCGGCGTCTATTGGGTCCGCCCCCTGCCCCGTTTCGAAAACCCGGAAAAGCAGCGCGATCCCGTCGTCTGGACCGGCCCCATCCTGGCCTCCGACCGCCTGATCGTGGCCGGATCGCATGGTGTGGCCTGGGCTTTGTCGCCCTATTCGGGTAAGTTCATCGGCGAGGTCGAAATGCCCGACGGCATTTCCGTGCCGCCCATCGTCGCCGACGGCCGGGTCATCTTCCTGTCCGACGACGCGGAATTGATCGTTTATCAGTAA